The genomic stretch cctttctcattcaattttttatttgtaaaaacagatttacatgaacgcttcaatccaataaatgtatattcactctttaggttctaaaatattgatgttgtaatctatacatataaaaatgcagtccggtctgtctgcctgtctgtctgtctgtctgatccatataggctcgaaaactaccgaaccgatcgacgtgaaaatttgtatgtaggggtttttggtgtcgataaaggttcctatgatagtttgaaacccctccctcttctggaagagaggggtcccatacaaatgaaacataaatttctgcacaactcaagaacaaaccaagcaaatgaaaccgaatttggcatgtggatgttttaaggggtaactaatatgtccataatagttagatgaaacacaaatttgtgcaatgattatcagaaaataatataaaagtatagtGCAAAGTTCTATGAACGGGGGTAAACGAAAACTGAAGATGTAACTTGGGCTTAGAAAGGAATATATCTCATTAAACGGAACACGAACCGCAATCTCCACACATCTCTTTCATGTCTTGTCTGGATGAGGTATATTTTATCTGAGCCAAAGTCACATGCtcagttctcgttcatttctagcattttttttttcaaaaacactctAAATGTAGTTGTAAcaaaaacttttaaattttgttaaccataatcctcaaaaacattatttttaaacgacaaCTCAAATAAGAACAAAACTAGGTGCGCCACGGATTAGCGTGCCTTATTCCATAGGCGCATAATTAATTATTTCTTGTGCAATAGTTCggacaattttcaatcgttttcgTACATGAACAATTGTAGgcgaaagaaacaatttaaacttcaaacaatgaccatttggttattttgttatcatacgatcaacgttgtgttcagccgaatattcggccgaatattcgtctcaccgaataatggaaaaaagcttatttggtgctattcggtgcatctctataacaaatatgtacataatggtttgacacccgaatccctcttctataagggaggggtcccataaaaatgaaacacaaatttcgcacagttcaagaaccaatcaagaaaaaacaatcaaatttggtatgtgaatgtttttagaggtaacaaatttgtccataatggttcgatgcCCCTCCtccttctggaagtacatgtttcttcacaaatttctgcacatctcgcgaactaatcaactaaacggaaccatattggcaggtgaatgtttttagtggtaacaaatatgtttcataatcgacctcagacaacattttggattgtaagatggcatcttccggtttctggaaaacagccaaaaaaggccgatttccacccaatataataatatccgaatctagaataatacacaggagctaaaatcgaccacagatagcattttaaattctaagatggcgacttccggtttctgaaaacagctgaaaatgaccaaataccacccaatatgagtttttctttaaccagtatgccgttcaaaatccagaagttgtctccaaatgccattatgaaatccaaaatgacgacttccggtgtcggaaaaacagcgcaaacgaccaaataccacccaatatgggtatttccggaaccgtaatgatgcactggagccacaaatcgacttcagacaacattttggattgtaagatggcaacttccggtttctggaaaacagcctgaaattgacgattcccattaaatatgagtatttctggaaccagaaacatgcacagaagctaaaaattgatcacagacacagtcttgaatttcaagatggtgacttccggtgtctggcaaacagccggaaatgaccaaataccattcaatatgaatgttttcggaaccagaattacgcccagatgacagaaattgatttcacagtccaaaatgacgactttcggcttctgaaaaacagtccaaagtagTAGTCCAaaggaaaacaacctaaataactaaatacctcccaatatgggtatttccggtgtcagattgatgccagaaaatctgctgaaaatgaccgaataccactcaatataaatatatttagagttaaagcgatgtacataagccaacagtcgaggatgttgtcatttcgattaaaaccaatcatttcaaacgagttgttatttgactttgatcatatcctatggccaattcgtcgtgcatttgcagactttaaacacatcgcaaggaatcaatgaatttgaaacgttcaaatagtacgataccacacttaaattatgttaaggccacatataccgatcaaagcaggtatagttttaaatagtctttgaatttcttttctttccataacttttgagccacatatcaaattgttatgaagtttgttatttgtgagtttgagagatgactcgttcgtatgaccttagtaatgttcaaataagtcatgtattctttgagataatagactttcgttgtattgttaacaatttaatacataacagttgcttaagttcgattataatcaaatgaaatgggaacgtacaaggcagccaaactttgaaaccacctgttcaatcataattcatcagttaacccttaactagcccgctcatctgatatcaatattgatcaaatcggttgtgtagtttctgagataatgaagtttcgtgattttcacaagtcggtacattacagatgaagttacagttcgattacagtaaaattcaatagggtcttctgaggcaactagaccattcatttaacactaattttgtggaaatcgggttagccatctctgagaaaagtgagtgagtccaagtagtcatcggaatatgttcctttgcatagctggatttcacattttcaaacataacaggcaaactaatagtccgattgcaaaacaaatcgataGGGTAGGGCTCGATAGggcttccatttgacactgattttatgaaaatcggtacagccatctctgagaaacatgagtgagattaaacagtcttcagaacacttttcttttcataacttttgaacaacatgttcaatctttataaaattcaaaacttaagggtctttcaggtagcccgttcttttgagaccaattttgttcaaatcggttgtgtagtttttgagataatgatgttttatgatttttactatttgatacataacctctaaactaaaaatccgatcacaatgaaagTGAATAGGGTtctatgggacaacaagacctttcatttgcaattaatttcatgaaaatcggtccagccatctctgagaaaagtgagtgagaataaaaatctgcacatacacacacacacacacacacacatacaaaaaatgctcagctcgtcgagctgagtcgagtgatatatgccattcggccctttggagcacttttatattttcggttttgcaagtgattgctatacctttctaagagaaaggcaataagagaaaggcaaaaatgtgtaAGAATTAAGAAACAGATCAagcatttaaaatttttcaataaaacaaaaacaacaaaaaacgtagTTCAAACATGGTAATGGAAAATACCGTTCACTTAGACATTGAAGCtcacagtaaaaataccatgttatttggggttacaataaaaaacattgtacaTTCATTGTTTTCACTGCAAAATACATGGTACTTTTTTTCGGGTACCTACAGCCTTTGAAAAGTTTCATTGCACTTTCAAGTGTACACGGAAAGTCACGCGAAATTATAACGAAATTATAGAGTTGGCTTATTTATTGCTTTTTACTTTGCGTATCTGCATATATGTACCACCGTCAATGATGACTACGCGAACAGACGACTTATGTCATAGGGTTGTTTATGATAGCTTTAATTGATTTAGATTCATTTTATCATATATTTTATTCAGACTTAAGGCTCAAGCACAAtcgatacgtttgcgttgcgttgacgttaatttggcagaaaatgtatggactaaagcatagtttacagttccaagcgaagtgagaaatttgacaagtgaaaaagtgtaaattttcgcttgtgaaatctgtcgtgaaaccccgtttgtggaacacgcaggtatttcaccagcctgcaatttacagtttaagtgaaagGAAATTCAAGTGTTTACACTCCGAGTGAAGTGAAAATTAACTGCAACTAGCAGAATATATACGCACGCTGCTAtcttcactagcgtttgcatgcgtgaaaaatgtaaacccaagtgaaaaagatgagatccacaaccttcgatttcgctggatcgaatttgtttacaattccaagcgaagtggaatttttgcaggttgcatttttcacgagcgtgaaaaaatgaacattttgtatgagattttcacttcgctttgaattctaaatagggcttaacttcaaattgccgcaaacgcaaccGCAACGTATCAATTGTGTTTAGACCTTTAGTTCCCATGAATGCACTTCAATGCTAGCATTTCCTCTAAAACAAtattgttgatttacagctcaTTAAGCTATTATTAAGCGGATTTCAAACAATAGCTTAATAAGTAattattcaacaaaattgtttgttgggttaaCATAAGAGTGCTTTTTAAATTATTGACGGCCCAAATTGAGAACACCCAACTACCAACACGCAATTAGCAGATACGCAgtgtacggtacatttttattATGAGAATAGAGTTACAGCACATCCATACATTTTGCCATACATTTTTTGAAGCCTCTTTTCTCTAGCTCTCTGGCTGGATTATACGTCAATAGGctgcgaaacagccgaaaaagctccgtccatgcgagatcaactgttgctgcaagtggtgtgcaGAAACTCAAAAAGTGCAGAGCGATTGTTTCGTTATGAGCGCTTTATGGATTTTTTGCAGGACATAAATGTTGAGAGAAAACTTTCAAAGTTGATTTTCTCAGTTCGATGCAAATGTTAGATTGGtcgatttgaaaaattacgcgagattttgTGTTCAGTGTTGATACCGACACTCCGACAAAATTTCCCACCAAAAAGTATATGACAACActgtcaaaattcaaaaaaataccgTACAATTCGAATTATTGTGCTACAAAATATATCGGTTCATTTACATCGTAGTAGGTTTTTCCCGTTATTAATACCTGAAATACCAGATTTAGAATCcatatattaaaaatacaaaaatcaaatgagtTCTATATCTGAACAGCAACTTCAAGAGTTTCTTTTCGTTATAAAAGATGATAAAGAGATTGAAGATGCTTCGGAAGACATGCAAATGGCATATTCAGTAAGTGCTTTGAAATGATTGTTCTATTTTTAATATGTTCAAATATCAATTACTACGCAGGCCATTCGTGATCACGGTCAGGAAAAACTCGTCACTTGGCTGAGTGAAAAAGAATGTATTAACCTCCAACCAGAACAGCTATCGAAAAAACATGTAGCTGTATTTGAGCGCTTCAATGGACCGGCATATGATCACATCCGGACAACAACTGCTTGTGTCGTTGGACCACGTTGTTTGATAAGCTGTTTCAACGACGATCAAACAATTCCATGCGGGAAACAGCCTGTACTAACTACTGCTATGCGTAATTTAACCGTGAGTACCTCTGGACTAAAGATTGAGGAAAAGGCTCGACTTAGTCAGATGGTTTTTCAAATGGGCGGTTGTTATCTAGAAATTTTGACTGCTGCGTGCACCCATCTGATTGCAGCTACGGTCAAGTCTATAAAATACGAAAAAGCAGCTGAAATAAAAATGCGCATCATGCATCCCAGTTGGGTGCAGGACGTTTGGGAACAGAGTCAGTGCAAAATGATCAACGCTACAGATTCCACGTTCGACAAACATATACTTCCGGTCTTCTACTCCTTGACCCTCACGTCAACTGGTTTGACAACTCAGAAACGAAACCAGATTAAGCAGCTGATAGAGGAAAACGGTGGTCGCTATATTGGAGCGTTCAAATCAGAGCACACCGATATTTTAATTTTGGAGAAAAGTAGTGTCGGTTCTGCTAAGTTTCAAGCGGCAGTTCGTTGCAAAAAGGAATGCTTGACGCCATCGTGGGTTATAGACAGCGTCCAAAAAGGATACGCTCTCCCAATTGCAAACTATGAAGTGAGACGTATCAAAGCATCCACACCGACTAAGGATGATGCTGGGACAATTTCAAGTATGGATTTCAACCCGGACTGTACCCAACTGTCGATGATCAGTCACCAAACCAGTCGAAATTTAACCGTCAACGAGAGCATAGCAAGTATGGCCTCTATGGCGCACACCGGCACGAGACCAACACGTTCATCGGCGGTAAAGCTGCCGGAGAAAGAAGAAATCCAACCAGCAATGACAGACGTAAACCAAAGGCATAACTATCATGAAATTCTTGCGAAAATTACTCTACCACAAGCCAAAAAGTCGGGCCCTTTTCTTGACGGGTGCAACGTAAGTATAATGTTTAATTAGGGCTTGTTATTTTTACTAATAGAATTTGTGTACACATCGCAGATCTATTTGAGTGGATTCACAGCAGATGAAAAagataaattgaacaaaatcCTGAACACCGGTGGGGCGACACGGTATGATGAGATAAGTGATCGTGTCAGTCATGTGATAGTGGGCGAACAAATTTCGGCAGATTTCCGAGAAATTCATGATCAGCAAATAAGTCCGCATATTTTAACCATCGAGTGGCTTCAAAAGTCTATGGAATTGCGAATGCCCGCCCCGGAAGATGACGAGCTGATATTTAGGCCAAACCTGAAGGACGTCGTGGTAGAAAAAGTACCGGAACCTCCCTCACCAGCAAGTAAGAAAAATTTAGAATCAATGAACAGTACATTTAAACGACCTGGAGCACCACCGAAATTTCGTTTGGATGATGCTAAACCAGGTCCAAGTCGAGAAAACCGAAAGGAAGATGACGTTTTACTGCAGTACATGCATAAAAATACATCTGTTCAGTTACCACCTGCGGAGACAAAGAAGACTCCTAGTGCAACAGCACCGACTGCCGAGTCTATCACATCTCAGAACTCGGAACTAGATTCGCAGTACAGTGATTTTATGTCCACCAAAACACTGTTTGTGTACGGGTTTTCCGAGGAAGACGCAATGCAGATCGTAACCGATTGCGAAAACTGCGGTGGCACTATTGTGGATGAAAACTATACTGACGTAGCAGATTATATTGTACTACCAACTAGCTGCATTGGAGAGATTGACTTTACCGTGCGTGGTCGGGAAACCGTCAATTGTATCTGGTTGGAGACTTGCATTCAGGACGGCGTATGTTATCCCCTACAATACTACTTCGAACCGATATTTTACGCTGAAGACGATCCGAAACCTTTGGAGGGAGAAGTACTAGTTATTAGCACCTACTCCGGAGCCGAGCGAAACTATCTGATCGCGTTAGGTGGAATCTTGGGCGCCAAAGTTGAGGATCGTCTTGTTCGTAAGTCTGCTCCGATAGTAATTTGTAAAGAAGCGGCAGGTGCCAAATACGAAGCCGCTATCAAATGGGGTAAGTCGTTGAATTTATTAAACCTTTCAAACTTTTTGAGATAAGAATACTTTTAGAACTCACCGCAGTCAATGCTGACTGGTTGCGCGAGTGTCTCAAGCGTAAGCTCCGTGCCAACGAAGAACCCTATTTGGTCGGTAAATCCATTTGTTCTTCTAAAAACGTCTTTCATGAAACGGAAAGCAATAAAC from Wyeomyia smithii strain HCP4-BCI-WySm-NY-G18 chromosome 3, ASM2978416v1, whole genome shotgun sequence encodes the following:
- the LOC129733078 gene encoding DNA topoisomerase 2-binding protein 1-A; its protein translation is MSSISEQQLQEFLFVIKDDKEIEDASEDMQMAYSAIRDHGQEKLVTWLSEKECINLQPEQLSKKHVAVFERFNGPAYDHIRTTTACVVGPRCLISCFNDDQTIPCGKQPVLTTAMRNLTVSTSGLKIEEKARLSQMVFQMGGCYLEILTAACTHLIAATVKSIKYEKAAEIKMRIMHPSWVQDVWEQSQCKMINATDSTFDKHILPVFYSLTLTSTGLTTQKRNQIKQLIEENGGRYIGAFKSEHTDILILEKSSVGSAKFQAAVRCKKECLTPSWVIDSVQKGYALPIANYEVRRIKASTPTKDDAGTISSMDFNPDCTQLSMISHQTSRNLTVNESIASMASMAHTGTRPTRSSAVKLPEKEEIQPAMTDVNQRHNYHEILAKITLPQAKKSGPFLDGCNIYLSGFTADEKDKLNKILNTGGATRYDEISDRVSHVIVGEQISADFREIHDQQISPHILTIEWLQKSMELRMPAPEDDELIFRPNLKDVVVEKVPEPPSPASKKNLESMNSTFKRPGAPPKFRLDDAKPGPSRENRKEDDVLLQYMHKNTSVQLPPAETKKTPSATAPTAESITSQNSELDSQYSDFMSTKTLFVYGFSEEDAMQIVTDCENCGGTIVDENYTDVADYIVLPTSCIGEIDFTVRGRETVNCIWLETCIQDGVCYPLQYYFEPIFYAEDDPKPLEGEVLVISTYSGAERNYLIALGGILGAKVEDRLVRKSAPIVICKEAAGAKYEAAIKWELTAVNADWLRECLKRKLRANEEPYLVGKSICSSKNVFHETESNKRLSDLPEFSRNACLPTTSTDDVDIDSVFLPPPPPQAATTSVSKSPVTAGPVKENYPENYKYISVDKTKSSKEIAYEFKRLSSPELRKISHEERQVYSQEMEHYEDLVQTQRDQRQPFDPGHSVDSPLVLKHRRLSALTGVNSPSTPTASTSTSISEYEQLSVTQRVMEFDTPVRETLYKVLKEAEEAEKKITPRTRRRNELLATPSTGQHGHIKTPTLPECMTKPVTPYGFRPDASPENHLYHKRKLQVWDQYYRPREQQERRKSTPLSEIKRRFWRENLGDEYVDYIESKYSSTQFQPFQQDDEDEKPKNHQEQCQPSTSSSGSRGKEITEEALNESRKSEENNRSGEKRSREESDDDDDEITKNRPDGIPAAKRMNLAESDNVKRLSDLINSNKNAAKKTKKYYNELKEPQYSELPRFDSELASEDALGVGWRDPTEKEDDGNAMIYKGTPVFAISGVSDTQRLSVMEKVKQLGGELSTKPNEYDPACTHIICGKPNRGEKILSGIAAGKWLLCYKYLDDCCTAGQFLNEEQYEWGNPKATDLPQLEATERQVSKAAYNWRCKIVREAGKHDGVFTGFRVLLMAPKKEQFIRLLKSGGGVVIDTSPPFVLSVDAMTATHCFVDKKVQINPRDHRALAEAGIAVMSIMYLNAYLTSETLPDPDKYRLEI